In one window of Candidatus Bathyarchaeia archaeon DNA:
- a CDS encoding beta-xylosidase yields the protein MLVGNVKVFVDSSKKIGEFKHIWRYIGYDEINYTTTPSGRATLKRFANLSDGPYYVRFHHLLCTGNCRSVPKWGSTNAYVEDEDGNPIYNWTVIDLIFDTLLRFNCKPFVEIGFMPLHLADKRGHLSFHWWYAGWNCPPKDYEKWHNLILNLVKHCAERYRIEEVETWYWEIWNEPDLQYYWQGTFEEYCKLYDYAVAAIKKVIPKAKVGGPATTGPIPGGKSAEWLDKFLYHCVRGKNFYDGGKGSPIDFISFHAKGGGYSPLWGLPREKVKKQTPSIDKLILQVKTGLDIIERYHELKGVECVVSECDPDGWAAGGVWDNPNLEFRNTEYYPTYTATAFKKIMDLSEEYGREIYLLTWAFVFEGERTFEGTRTFTTNGFDKPILNLFRMYSQMGDERIFSSIKLSESTIDLDGYYIDVLAAASSKERIEVMIFSHHDDWDVKGEYNVELEIVNLPFADGYFIVKHYRIDRDHSNAYTEWIRVGRPEYPNRLQSRMIKRKQGLELYEPISKIMVENGKIVKAFNMPVHAVSLIILEPFANDPKISKKKYLL from the coding sequence ATGTTGGTTGGAAATGTAAAGGTATTTGTGGATTCATCTAAAAAGATTGGTGAGTTTAAGCATATTTGGCGATATATAGGCTATGATGAGATTAATTATACGACTACACCAAGCGGTAGGGCGACTTTGAAACGGTTCGCTAATCTTTCCGATGGACCATATTATGTTAGATTCCATCATTTGCTCTGTACAGGTAACTGTAGGAGTGTGCCCAAATGGGGGTCAACGAATGCTTACGTTGAAGATGAGGATGGTAACCCGATATATAACTGGACTGTAATAGACTTGATATTTGATACATTACTGAGGTTTAACTGTAAACCATTTGTTGAGATCGGTTTTATGCCTCTTCATTTAGCAGATAAGCGGGGACACTTATCATTCCATTGGTGGTATGCTGGATGGAACTGCCCACCTAAAGACTATGAGAAATGGCATAATCTAATTCTAAATCTGGTGAAACATTGCGCTGAACGCTATAGGATAGAGGAAGTTGAAACGTGGTATTGGGAGATATGGAATGAGCCGGATCTACAATACTACTGGCAGGGAACATTTGAGGAATACTGCAAATTATACGATTATGCTGTAGCGGCGATTAAGAAGGTTATTCCTAAGGCTAAGGTTGGCGGTCCAGCTACGACCGGACCTATTCCCGGAGGAAAAAGCGCTGAGTGGCTAGATAAATTCCTATATCACTGCGTTAGGGGTAAAAACTTTTATGATGGTGGCAAAGGAAGTCCTATAGACTTCATATCCTTCCATGCTAAGGGAGGTGGCTATAGTCCTCTTTGGGGTTTGCCAAGAGAAAAAGTTAAGAAGCAAACTCCGTCAATTGACAAATTAATTCTCCAAGTTAAGACGGGGCTTGATATAATTGAGAGGTATCATGAGCTGAAGGGCGTTGAATGTGTAGTATCCGAATGCGATCCAGATGGATGGGCAGCTGGCGGAGTCTGGGATAATCCTAATCTTGAATTTCGGAATACTGAATATTATCCAACATATACAGCAACAGCCTTTAAGAAAATAATGGATTTATCTGAGGAATATGGTAGGGAGATTTATCTCCTAACATGGGCATTTGTTTTTGAGGGCGAAAGAACTTTTGAGGGAACAAGGACGTTTACAACAAATGGTTTTGATAAGCCAATCTTAAATCTGTTTAGAATGTATTCGCAGATGGGTGATGAAAGAATATTTAGTTCGATTAAATTGTCTGAGTCAACAATTGATTTAGATGGCTACTATATAGATGTTTTAGCTGCAGCATCCTCTAAAGAGAGAATAGAGGTAATGATTTTCTCGCATCATGATGATTGGGATGTTAAGGGCGAGTATAATGTGGAGTTGGAGATTGTTAACCTGCCATTTGCAGATGGATATTTTATTGTTAAACATTATAGGATAGATAGGGATCATAGTAATGCTTACACGGAGTGGATAAGGGTTGGTCGCCCAGAATACCCCAATAGACTACAATCAAGGATGATTAAAAGAAAACAGGGGCTTGAGCTTTATGAGCCTATATCAAAAATTATGGTGGAAAATGGGAAAATTGTGAAAGCATTTAATATGCCGGTGCACGCTGTCTCACTAATAATTTTGGAACCATTCGCGAATGATCCTAAAATATCAAAAAAGAAATATTTATTGTGA
- the udg gene encoding type-4 uracil-DNA glycosylase translates to MNEVNNCRRCDLWRNRRKPVLGDGNIDTTMVFIGEAPGYWEDIKGKPFVGSAGKLLDEILKDNLISRSNVYITNIVKCRPPENRDPRPEEIEACKVYLERQLDLIRPRIIVTLGRHSTAYIFLKANVPFKSISESQGKVYEVKFWEAKTYVIPSYHPAAALYNAKLRDEIRNAIKLAKELESKLNLKE, encoded by the coding sequence ATGAATGAAGTAAATAATTGTAGAAGATGCGATTTATGGAGAAATCGTAGGAAACCAGTTTTAGGTGACGGAAACATAGATACAACAATGGTTTTTATCGGCGAGGCACCTGGATACTGGGAAGACATTAAGGGTAAACCATTCGTTGGCTCGGCTGGAAAACTTCTTGACGAAATCCTCAAGGATAATTTAATTTCGAGAAGTAATGTTTACATAACAAACATTGTGAAGTGTAGGCCTCCAGAGAATAGGGATCCACGTCCTGAGGAAATTGAGGCTTGTAAAGTTTATCTTGAGAGACAATTAGATCTAATAAGACCAAGAATTATTGTAACTCTTGGTAGACATTCGACAGCATATATTTTCTTAAAGGCTAATGTACCATTTAAATCCATAAGTGAATCTCAAGGAAAGGTATATGAAGTAAAATTTTGGGAGGCGAAAACATATGTTATTCCATCCTATCATCCAGCGGCAGCCCTCTATAACGCTAAGCTAAGGGATGAAATCAGAAACGCTATTAAACTCGCCAAAGAATTAGAGAGCAAACTAAATCTTAAAGAATGA
- a CDS encoding sugar phosphate isomerase/epimerase has translation MFIGFLTAPLRDLSLEKIIDWASKNGFRGLEVLVSPSIKQIDINRVLNGGAGEVRRLFSERDLKISSLAFYSIRILEDEDEQKFLLKVIKAASMLDVDVVCTLAGGPVKGKDKIQTLIDDFKRIFSPIVDAAKEHDVKIALENWYATNLQGLDHFQMTFESIPDRTLGLNFDPSHLFWQQIDYIEAVYKFGDRIYHTHAKDAEILPFRLKYVGVLGRGWWRYRIPGWGGINWRSYITALKEVGYDYVLSIEHEDLFFSPEEGLIRGKRFLESLL, from the coding sequence ATGTTTATAGGCTTTCTTACCGCACCCTTAAGGGATTTGAGCCTAGAGAAGATCATTGATTGGGCTTCTAAAAACGGATTTAGAGGACTTGAAGTTCTCGTTTCGCCCTCTATAAAGCAAATTGACATTAATAGGGTCCTGAATGGTGGAGCTGGGGAAGTTAGGCGCCTATTTTCTGAGCGAGACCTGAAAATATCCAGTTTGGCCTTCTACAGTATAAGAATTCTTGAGGATGAGGATGAACAAAAGTTTCTATTAAAAGTTATTAAAGCAGCATCGATGTTAGACGTAGATGTTGTCTGCACGCTAGCCGGCGGACCAGTTAAAGGCAAAGATAAGATTCAGACTTTAATTGATGATTTCAAAAGAATTTTTAGCCCAATTGTTGATGCCGCTAAAGAACATGATGTAAAAATAGCCCTAGAAAACTGGTATGCAACTAACCTTCAAGGTTTAGACCACTTTCAAATGACCTTTGAAAGTATTCCTGATAGAACTTTGGGCTTAAATTTTGATCCATCACACCTATTCTGGCAGCAAATAGATTATATTGAAGCAGTTTACAAGTTTGGTGATCGAATTTATCATACGCATGCCAAAGATGCTGAGATATTGCCCTTTAGACTTAAGTATGTAGGCGTTTTAGGTAGGGGCTGGTGGAGATATAGAATACCTGGTTGGGGCGGGATAAATTGGCGCTCATACATCACAGCCCTTAAGGAGGTTGGCTACGATTATGTGCTCAGTATTGAGCATGAAGATCTATTCTTCAGTCCTGAAGAGGGCTTAATTAGGGGTAAAAGATTCCTTGAAAGTCTTCTGTAA
- a CDS encoding argininosuccinate synthase, giving the protein MVRRIVLAYSGGLDTSVLIKWLQEKYNAEVITVTLDVGQKEDLKAIEEKAYKLGVLKHYSIDAKDEFVRNYVFPAIKANALYEGKYPVSTALSRPLIASKLVEVAEKEKADAVAHGCTGKGNDQVRIEVSVRALNPNLKIIAPVREWNMTRDAEIEYAKEHGIPIPVDRGKPYSIDQNLWGRSVECGILEYPDKEPPEDAFEWTVPPERAPSEPEYISIEFEGGVPVALNGRSIEPVKLIESLNSIAGRHGVGRIDHMEDRLVGIKSREVYECPAATVIIEAHKDLEKMVLTRHEILFKQHIDAEWAYLVYAGLWMEPLKEDLDTFINKTQERVNGEVRVKLFKGNALVVGRSSPHSLYDIHLATYNIDTTFDQTSSAGFIELWGLPTRVAKALRRARKAEI; this is encoded by the coding sequence TTGGTGAGGAGAATAGTCCTAGCCTATTCAGGCGGCTTAGACACATCCGTGCTCATAAAGTGGCTCCAAGAGAAGTATAATGCTGAGGTTATAACCGTAACATTGGATGTTGGACAGAAGGAGGATTTAAAGGCTATTGAGGAAAAGGCCTATAAGCTCGGTGTCCTAAAGCACTATTCTATCGACGCTAAGGACGAGTTCGTTAGAAACTATGTTTTCCCAGCTATTAAGGCTAATGCACTTTATGAGGGCAAATATCCAGTTAGCACAGCCCTCTCAAGGCCGCTGATAGCCTCGAAACTCGTTGAAGTTGCTGAGAAAGAGAAAGCAGATGCCGTTGCACATGGTTGCACTGGCAAGGGCAATGACCAAGTCCGTATAGAGGTCTCTGTTAGGGCGTTAAATCCGAATCTTAAGATTATAGCGCCTGTTAGAGAATGGAATATGACCCGGGATGCTGAAATAGAATATGCGAAGGAGCACGGTATACCGATCCCAGTGGATAGGGGCAAGCCATACAGCATAGATCAGAACCTATGGGGTCGCTCAGTAGAGTGCGGGATACTTGAGTATCCCGATAAGGAGCCGCCGGAGGATGCTTTTGAGTGGACTGTTCCGCCAGAGAGAGCTCCCAGTGAGCCAGAGTATATTAGCATAGAGTTTGAGGGTGGCGTTCCAGTGGCTCTAAATGGTAGAAGTATAGAGCCCGTTAAGCTAATTGAGAGCCTTAACAGTATTGCTGGGAGACATGGTGTTGGTCGAATAGACCATATGGAGGACCGCCTAGTTGGGATAAAATCCCGTGAAGTCTATGAGTGCCCAGCTGCAACCGTCATTATAGAGGCGCATAAAGATCTTGAGAAGATGGTTCTCACAAGACATGAGATACTTTTTAAGCAGCATATTGATGCTGAATGGGCTTATCTTGTCTATGCTGGCTTATGGATGGAGCCGCTTAAAGAGGATTTAGATACATTCATAAATAAGACTCAGGAGAGGGTTAATGGCGAGGTTAGAGTTAAGCTCTTTAAGGGTAATGCGCTGGTTGTCGGGCGTTCTTCACCCCACTCGCTTTATGACATACACTTAGCCACATATAATATTGATACAACATTCGACCAAACATCTTCAGCCGGGTTCATTGAGCTCTGGGGTCTCCCAACCAGAGTTGCCAAAGCCCTTAGGAGAGCTAGGAAGGCTGAGATTTAA
- the argH gene encoding argininosuccinate lyase, which yields MSELLRGGRLMGSKRDIVKFTSSINSDVKLLKHVVNINKAHVIMLMENKIIRAEDGSKILGALMGLEDKLTLRSDIEDIHMLIEEEVIECVGMDVGGNLNLAKSRNDQVTTAIRMALREELLSIMELIISLQETLINVAEKNIDIIIPGYTHLQPAQPTTLAHYLLAQFDIFGRNLNRLFNAYGRVNLCPMGAGALATTSFPINRERVAELLGFDDIVENSLDAVSSRDFLVEVLAALSIMAIDLSRLAEDLILWSSMEFGLIDLPDEFTSTSSIMPQKKNPEVLEVMRARMALILGDFMAASAILKGLPSTYNLDFQEATPKLWDACENTRESLRMLSELIGNIRVKKEALKKPSLSFLAATELANILVRNYGVPFRLSHKIVGALVKALIDEGKSLSDATPEMLARISEGILGSPINVRVNDLQIAADLAYFVESHNVRGGPSRREIERIISARRSMLSHYRDNIASLRKRIEDSINALNLIAESYTAQVFHSASKEP from the coding sequence ATGTCTGAGCTGCTTCGAGGCGGTAGGCTCATGGGGTCTAAGAGAGATATTGTCAAGTTTACTTCTTCAATTAATAGCGATGTTAAGCTACTTAAGCACGTCGTGAATATTAATAAGGCTCATGTAATAATGCTGATGGAGAATAAGATAATCCGCGCTGAAGATGGCTCTAAAATTCTCGGAGCCTTAATGGGTTTAGAGGATAAATTAACCCTTAGATCCGACATTGAGGACATTCACATGCTTATCGAAGAAGAGGTTATAGAATGCGTTGGGATGGATGTTGGCGGAAACCTGAATTTGGCGAAGAGCCGAAATGACCAGGTTACAACGGCCATAAGAATGGCTTTGAGGGAAGAGCTACTTAGCATAATGGAGCTGATAATTAGCCTTCAGGAGACGCTTATTAATGTGGCTGAAAAGAACATTGATATTATTATTCCGGGATATACGCATTTGCAGCCAGCCCAGCCTACAACCCTCGCCCATTATCTGCTGGCGCAATTCGATATTTTTGGGAGAAACTTAAATAGACTCTTTAATGCTTACGGGCGTGTTAATCTGTGTCCAATGGGTGCCGGAGCCCTAGCGACAACGAGCTTTCCAATTAACCGTGAGAGGGTCGCTGAGCTATTAGGTTTTGATGACATAGTTGAGAATTCTCTTGATGCTGTTAGCTCGAGGGATTTTCTGGTTGAGGTTTTAGCAGCCCTATCCATTATGGCTATTGACTTAAGCCGCCTAGCCGAAGATTTGATATTATGGTCTTCGATGGAATTCGGTCTAATAGATCTTCCGGACGAGTTTACTTCAACAAGTAGCATAATGCCCCAGAAGAAGAATCCAGAGGTTCTTGAGGTTATGAGGGCTAGAATGGCTTTAATTTTAGGCGATTTCATGGCGGCTTCAGCAATCTTAAAGGGTCTCCCATCAACATACAACCTAGACTTTCAGGAAGCTACGCCCAAACTTTGGGATGCATGCGAAAATACACGTGAATCTCTCAGAATGCTCTCAGAATTGATTGGAAATATAAGGGTTAAGAAAGAAGCCCTAAAGAAGCCCTCTCTGAGCTTTTTGGCGGCTACGGAGCTTGCAAACATCCTGGTTAGAAACTATGGTGTCCCATTTAGGCTCTCGCATAAGATTGTTGGGGCATTAGTTAAAGCCCTAATAGATGAGGGGAAGTCCCTCTCAGATGCTACACCGGAGATGCTGGCGAGAATTTCGGAGGGAATTTTGGGCTCGCCAATAAATGTTAGGGTCAATGATCTGCAGATAGCTGCAGACCTAGCGTACTTTGTGGAGTCACATAATGTTAGGGGGGGACCCTCCAGAAGGGAGATTGAGAGGATAATTTCCGCAAGAAGATCTATGCTCAGCCACTATAGAGACAATATAGCATCATTGAGGAAGCGTATTGAGGATTCAATTAATGCGCTTAACCTCATAGCCGAATCGTATACTGCTCAGGTATTTCATTCAGCATCTAAGGAACCATAA
- the carA gene encoding glutamine-hydrolyzing carbamoyl-phosphate synthase small subunit encodes MKRKKNPEKVKAGKAVLVLEDGTFFIGRGFGAIKKASGEVVFSTGMVGYPESLTDPSYYGQILTLTYPLIGNYGVPAYDYNEFGIPLSFESIGIKVTGLVIQKLCTKPHHWASRRTLDEWLKSEGVPGIYGIDTRRLTKKLREKGVMLGILQVCEENEEPNIDKLLEEAKSVPDPNKRDLVSEVTIKEPVYYESGGKIRIALIDCGAKAGIIRCLLKRRVDVIRVPYNFSADEILEYKPDGVLISNGPGDPKKCAKTIEAVRALAEENVPMMGICLGNQILSLAMGGDTYKLKYGHRSQNQPAYDLETGRCYITIQNHGYAVRVESLEKTKLKCWFINANDKTVEGVKFRNGPSFAVQWHPEASPGPYDTEFLFDEFLKRARAG; translated from the coding sequence TTGAAGCGCAAGAAGAACCCCGAGAAAGTGAAGGCCGGTAAGGCTGTTCTGGTTCTTGAGGATGGGACATTCTTCATCGGCAGAGGCTTTGGGGCCATAAAGAAGGCTTCAGGTGAGGTTGTATTCTCAACTGGTATGGTTGGTTATCCCGAGTCCTTAACAGACCCATCATATTATGGGCAGATTCTAACATTAACATATCCGCTTATTGGAAATTATGGTGTCCCAGCATACGATTATAACGAGTTTGGCATACCATTAAGCTTTGAGTCAATTGGAATTAAGGTCACCGGACTTGTAATTCAGAAGCTATGCACAAAACCCCATCACTGGGCCTCTAGGAGAACACTTGATGAGTGGCTCAAAAGCGAGGGTGTTCCAGGAATATATGGAATAGACACTAGACGCTTGACGAAGAAGCTCCGTGAAAAAGGCGTTATGCTCGGCATACTACAAGTATGCGAGGAGAATGAGGAGCCAAATATAGATAAGTTACTTGAGGAGGCTAAAAGCGTTCCAGACCCAAACAAGCGCGACCTAGTCAGTGAAGTTACGATTAAGGAGCCAGTTTACTATGAAAGCGGCGGAAAGATTAGGATAGCTCTAATAGACTGCGGTGCAAAGGCTGGGATAATAAGGTGTCTGCTTAAGCGCCGGGTTGATGTCATAAGGGTTCCCTATAACTTCTCAGCTGATGAGATTCTCGAGTATAAGCCTGATGGGGTCCTAATAAGTAATGGGCCTGGGGACCCAAAGAAATGCGCTAAGACTATAGAGGCTGTTAGGGCTCTTGCTGAGGAGAATGTGCCCATGATGGGCATATGCCTAGGAAACCAGATTCTTTCGTTGGCTATGGGAGGCGACACATATAAACTGAAGTATGGGCATAGGTCTCAGAATCAACCAGCCTACGACCTTGAGACAGGACGCTGTTACATAACAATACAGAATCACGGCTATGCTGTTAGGGTGGAATCCCTAGAGAAGACCAAACTAAAGTGCTGGTTTATAAATGCCAACGATAAAACGGTTGAGGGAGTGAAATTTAGGAATGGACCCTCATTTGCCGTTCAGTGGCATCCAGAAGCCTCTCCAGGACCATATGATACTGAGTTTCTCTTTGATGAGTTTCTAAAGAGAGCTAGAGCTGGGTGA
- the carB gene encoding carbamoyl-phosphate synthase (glutamine-hydrolyzing) large subunit — MPRFEWVRKVLILGSGAIKIGEAAEFDYSGSQCLKALREEGIETILVNPNVATIQTDPRLAGKVYLLPVIPEYVEKVIERERPDGIMLGFGGQTALNCGVQLAKMGILEKYDVKVLGTSIEAIEKASNRELFRQTMLNAGIPVPRSRSATSIDGAIEAAEEIGYPVMVRVAYTLGGKGTGVARNKHELVEIVSRGLTHSMISQVLVEEYIGHWKEVEYEVMRDYQDNCITVCNMENFDPMGVHTGDSIVVAPSQTLTNREYHILRSASIRAVQALGVVGECNIQWALHPSSEEIRAIEINPRMSRSSALASKATGYPLAYIAAKLAIGYTLPELVNKVTGMTTACFEPALDYVVVKIPRWDLKKFRNADRHIGTQMKSVGEVMAIGRTFEEALQKAVRMLDIGKIGLVANNGDDEPEPVEAIKDCLKNPTDERLFKIVKAMKMGMSIREIYRLSGIDPWFLHKIKNIINMEKRLKKLKIDDKDAPEVIKEAKCLGLSDAQIARCMDLSEDEVRRFRKAHGITPVVKQIDTLAAEWPAKTNYLYMTYNGDEDDIKFDSGRKKVIVLGAGVFRIGSSVEFDWSGVNTIWALKKHGVDETIMINYNPETVSTDYDISDKLYFEELTLERVLDIYEKEKPLGVVVSVGGQIPNNLALKLSRAGVNILGTSSESIDAAEDRSKFSALLDKLGIPQPKWSKLTTIEEAEKFAEEIGYPVLVRPSYVLSGYAMRVAYSSKELRDYLELAAKVTPEYPVVISKFIEGAKEVEVDGVSDGEDVLIGAIIEHVEQAGVHSGDAVMSIPPQSLSSNVIKKIEDYSRMIARALKIKGPFNIQYLVKNGEVSVIECNLRASRSLPYVSKSRGVNLIEVSTAIMFGKTLREMGLLELPPLPYVSVKVPQFSFMRLSGADPVLGVEMMSTGEAACIGENFADALLKALQSVEFAIPNDGGAVLITVGGDEMKRKIIPLAKSLSDLGFKIYATEHTADALYRAGLKNITVLYKVSEPMKKPNIIDHIVQRKIDLVINIPAINPENEKSDILRDEYIIRRLAVEYNIPIVTTLELASAIVKVLKYRKKSEVIIRSLNEYMDSLPLKYW; from the coding sequence ATGCCGAGGTTTGAGTGGGTGCGTAAGGTTCTAATCTTAGGGAGCGGTGCGATAAAGATTGGTGAGGCAGCAGAGTTCGATTATTCCGGGAGCCAATGTCTTAAGGCGCTTAGAGAGGAGGGTATAGAAACAATTCTTGTTAACCCAAATGTAGCGACCATCCAAACTGACCCGCGGCTTGCTGGCAAAGTCTACCTCCTACCAGTTATTCCAGAGTATGTTGAAAAGGTTATTGAGAGAGAAAGGCCTGATGGGATAATGCTTGGCTTTGGGGGGCAAACAGCCCTAAACTGCGGCGTTCAGTTGGCTAAGATGGGCATCCTAGAAAAGTATGATGTAAAGGTTTTGGGAACATCCATTGAGGCTATTGAGAAAGCGTCTAATAGGGAGCTCTTTAGGCAGACAATGCTTAACGCTGGCATACCCGTTCCTAGAAGCAGATCTGCAACATCAATTGATGGGGCAATTGAGGCTGCTGAGGAGATAGGCTATCCGGTTATGGTTAGGGTTGCCTATACTCTGGGCGGTAAGGGCACAGGCGTTGCCCGCAACAAGCACGAGCTTGTTGAGATTGTCAGTAGGGGCCTAACCCATAGCATGATTAGTCAGGTTCTGGTTGAGGAGTATATTGGGCATTGGAAGGAAGTCGAGTATGAGGTTATGAGGGATTATCAGGACAACTGTATAACTGTCTGTAACATGGAGAATTTTGACCCAATGGGCGTTCACACAGGTGACTCAATCGTCGTCGCACCCTCGCAAACCCTAACAAACCGCGAGTATCATATTCTGCGCTCAGCATCGATCAGAGCTGTTCAAGCCCTAGGCGTAGTTGGCGAATGCAATATTCAGTGGGCTCTACATCCAAGCTCCGAGGAGATAAGAGCCATAGAGATTAACCCCCGAATGTCTAGGAGTTCAGCGCTAGCTAGTAAGGCTACTGGCTACCCACTCGCATACATAGCCGCTAAGCTGGCGATAGGCTACACGCTCCCAGAACTAGTCAATAAAGTTACCGGAATGACAACAGCATGTTTTGAACCAGCCCTAGACTACGTAGTCGTTAAGATTCCACGTTGGGACCTAAAGAAGTTTAGGAATGCTGACCGACACATAGGCACGCAGATGAAGTCTGTCGGAGAGGTTATGGCTATCGGAAGAACATTTGAAGAGGCCCTCCAGAAGGCTGTTAGGATGCTCGATATAGGCAAGATTGGGCTTGTAGCGAACAATGGGGATGATGAGCCTGAACCTGTAGAAGCCATAAAAGACTGCCTAAAAAACCCAACCGATGAGCGTCTCTTCAAGATAGTTAAAGCGATGAAGATGGGTATGTCAATTAGGGAGATTTACCGCCTAAGCGGCATAGACCCATGGTTCCTCCACAAAATCAAGAATATTATTAACATGGAGAAGAGGCTTAAGAAACTTAAGATTGACGATAAGGATGCACCTGAAGTTATTAAGGAGGCTAAATGCCTTGGCTTATCAGACGCCCAGATTGCCAGATGTATGGATTTAAGTGAGGATGAAGTTAGACGTTTCCGAAAAGCCCATGGAATAACCCCGGTTGTGAAGCAGATCGACACTTTGGCTGCCGAATGGCCTGCCAAAACAAACTACCTGTACATGACTTATAATGGCGACGAAGATGACATAAAGTTTGATTCGGGAAGAAAGAAGGTTATTGTTCTCGGCGCGGGCGTATTTAGGATTGGCTCAAGCGTTGAATTTGATTGGAGCGGTGTCAACACAATTTGGGCTCTAAAGAAGCATGGTGTAGACGAGACCATAATGATTAATTATAATCCAGAGACTGTTTCAACAGACTATGATATCTCAGATAAGCTATATTTTGAGGAGCTAACCTTAGAGAGAGTTCTCGATATTTACGAGAAAGAAAAGCCCTTAGGCGTCGTGGTTAGTGTTGGTGGTCAGATTCCAAATAATTTGGCGCTTAAGCTCTCTAGGGCTGGCGTAAACATACTTGGAACATCAAGTGAGAGCATAGATGCAGCTGAAGATAGGTCAAAGTTCAGTGCACTACTCGATAAGCTAGGTATACCTCAGCCAAAATGGAGTAAGCTAACCACGATTGAGGAGGCTGAAAAGTTCGCTGAGGAGATAGGCTATCCAGTTTTGGTCAGGCCCAGCTACGTCCTCTCCGGATACGCTATGAGGGTTGCATATAGTAGTAAGGAGCTTAGGGACTATCTTGAACTGGCCGCTAAGGTTACACCTGAGTATCCAGTTGTGATATCGAAGTTTATTGAAGGCGCTAAGGAAGTTGAGGTTGATGGAGTCTCAGATGGCGAGGATGTTCTAATAGGTGCGATTATAGAGCATGTGGAGCAGGCAGGAGTCCATAGCGGAGATGCTGTTATGAGCATACCACCGCAATCCCTAAGCAGCAACGTCATAAAAAAGATCGAGGACTACTCACGTATGATTGCCAGAGCCCTTAAAATTAAGGGTCCATTCAATATCCAGTATCTCGTTAAAAATGGTGAGGTCTCGGTTATAGAGTGCAACCTTAGAGCTTCAAGGTCTCTGCCCTATGTGAGTAAAAGTAGGGGCGTGAACCTCATAGAGGTTTCAACAGCAATAATGTTTGGCAAAACCCTTAGAGAGATGGGTTTACTCGAGCTCCCACCATTACCATATGTTTCAGTTAAGGTTCCGCAATTTAGCTTCATGCGCTTAAGCGGTGCAGATCCAGTTTTAGGTGTTGAGATGATGAGTACTGGAGAGGCTGCGTGTATAGGCGAGAACTTCGCTGATGCGCTCCTAAAGGCTCTGCAGTCCGTTGAATTCGCAATTCCAAATGATGGTGGCGCAGTCTTGATTACTGTTGGAGGCGATGAAATGAAGCGAAAAATAATCCCGCTAGCTAAGAGCTTAAGCGATTTAGGCTTCAAGATTTATGCAACTGAACATACGGCTGACGCATTATACAGGGCTGGGCTAAAGAATATTACAGTCCTCTATAAGGTTAGCGAACCTATGAAAAAGCCAAACATAATAGATCACATAGTTCAGCGTAAAATAGATTTAGTTATTAATATTCCAGCAATTAATCCAGAGAATGAAAAATCCGATATACTTAGAGACGAATATATTATTCGGAGGTTGGCGGTTGAATATAATATTCCAATAGTCACAACACTTGAGTTAGCTTCAGCCATAGTTAAAGTACTAAAATATAGGAAGAAAAGTGAAGTAATAATTCGATCACTAAATGAGTACATGGATAGCCTACCACTAAAATATTGGTAA
- a CDS encoding DUF998 domain-containing protein: MREKQGALLGIIGPLVAYIFIGLSIYLSPSFSWYENALSDLGHAQRSNVAPIFNLGLLLSGFIVTVYSIRFLVNHAKYTGVSVAFSALMLQAVATFDEIYGFIHYIVSVLFFVSAGISCIIYSIEERSSLAIVAFLIGLAAWLTYWFGLYKAGVAVPEIISAIAVTSCIVQSALKILGILQ, translated from the coding sequence TTGAGAGAGAAGCAAGGTGCTTTATTGGGGATAATAGGACCCTTAGTAGCGTACATATTTATAGGTTTATCAATTTATCTTTCACCATCATTTAGCTGGTATGAAAATGCGTTGAGCGATCTCGGGCATGCCCAAAGGAGTAATGTTGCTCCCATATTTAACCTTGGATTACTTTTATCCGGCTTTATAGTGACTGTTTATTCAATCAGATTTTTAGTTAACCACGCAAAATATACTGGTGTTTCGGTAGCCTTTTCAGCCCTCATGTTGCAGGCTGTTGCAACATTTGATGAAATTTATGGATTCATCCATTACATAGTGTCTGTTTTATTCTTTGTCTCAGCTGGAATATCGTGCATCATATATTCCATAGAAGAGAGATCATCTTTAGCTATAGTAGCATTCTTAATTGGATTAGCGGCTTGGCTAACATACTGGTTTGGTTTATACAAAGCTGGGGTTGCTGTGCCAGAAATAATATCTGCTATAGCTGTAACGTCATGTATTGTTCAATCTGCCCTAAAAATTCTTGGGATACTTCAATAG